One window of the uncultured Paludibaculum sp. genome contains the following:
- a CDS encoding LytTR family DNA-binding domain-containing protein codes for MQQLERAKSLLKQYAFDHSQYDIKIHSFAAPLELLSFVSANGGFDLLLLDVYMDGILGTDAARELRDMGDKCQIIFLTTSRDHAIDAFSLDAAHYLVKPYSEKEFFSALDKVMDKLTKKDEVNITIKSTDGIIRVDLNKLVYSETDNHVQKLYLSIGKVISVRKSSTELFELLEEEPRFYKCGSTYIINMDYIVELSSKCVAFSSGARIPILSRKYMELRKLYMDYSCSR; via the coding sequence TTGCAGCAGCTTGAGCGAGCTAAGAGCTTGCTCAAGCAATATGCTTTTGACCACTCGCAATATGATATAAAAATTCATTCCTTCGCTGCTCCACTAGAGCTGCTTTCTTTTGTGTCAGCAAATGGTGGATTTGATTTATTGCTGCTTGATGTTTATATGGATGGCATTCTCGGTACAGATGCAGCACGGGAACTGCGAGATATGGGTGACAAGTGCCAGATTATCTTTCTGACCACCTCGCGTGACCACGCGATAGACGCTTTTTCATTGGATGCCGCACATTATCTGGTTAAGCCTTATTCCGAAAAGGAGTTCTTTTCGGCGCTTGACAAGGTGATGGACAAGCTCACAAAAAAAGACGAAGTTAATATAACAATCAAATCAACGGATGGTATCATTCGTGTGGACTTGAACAAGCTCGTATACTCTGAAACAGATAACCATGTTCAGAAATTATATTTGTCAATCGGCAAAGTAATCAGTGTTCGCAAATCCTCAACCGAGCTATTTGAACTGCTCGAAGAAGAACCGCGTTTTTACAAATGCGGCAGTACCTATATCATAAATATGGACTACATCGTAGAGCTTTCATCCAAATGCGTGGCCTTTTCTTCGGGTGCTAGGATTCCGATTCTTAGCCGAAAATACATGGAGCTAAGAAAACTGTACATGGATTACAGCTGCAGCCGCTGA
- the aqpZ gene encoding aquaporin Z: MSIGKRATAEFFGTFWLVFGGCGSAVLAAAFPGVGIGLLGVSLAFGLTVLTMAFAIGHISGCHLNPAVSVGLLVGKRFSGKDLPAYVVAQCAGAVCGAGVLRIIASGKAGFDIAAGFASNGYGEHSPGGYSLLACFTAETVLTFFFLLVILGATDARAPKGFAGIPIGLCLTLIHLIGIPVTNLSVNPARSLGPAVYVGDWAVQQLWLFWLAPILGAAIAGIVYSWVSADDN, from the coding sequence ATGTCGATCGGTAAGAGAGCGACCGCCGAGTTTTTCGGCACGTTTTGGCTCGTCTTTGGAGGATGCGGCAGCGCCGTTCTGGCCGCTGCCTTTCCAGGAGTCGGCATCGGACTGCTCGGTGTCTCCCTGGCATTTGGTCTCACGGTCCTGACGATGGCTTTTGCCATTGGTCATATCTCGGGCTGCCACCTGAACCCCGCCGTCTCAGTGGGGCTTCTCGTCGGCAAGCGGTTCAGCGGGAAGGATCTGCCCGCCTATGTCGTCGCCCAGTGCGCTGGCGCCGTATGCGGGGCCGGCGTACTGCGGATCATCGCCAGTGGCAAAGCCGGCTTCGATATCGCGGCCGGCTTCGCGTCGAACGGGTATGGGGAACACTCGCCGGGCGGCTATTCGCTGCTGGCCTGCTTCACGGCGGAGACGGTGCTCACCTTCTTCTTCCTGCTCGTGATTCTCGGGGCCACCGACGCACGAGCGCCCAAGGGCTTCGCGGGGATCCCGATCGGGCTCTGCCTGACGCTGATCCACCTGATTGGCATCCCGGTCACGAACCTGTCGGTCAACCCTGCACGGAGTCTTGGACCGGCTGTGTATGTCGGCGATTGGGCCGTGCAACAGTTGTGGCTGTTCTGGCTTGCCCCGATTCTCGGCGCCGCTATCGCCGGAATCGTTTACTCGTGGGTCTCCGCCGACGACAATTGA